A genomic region of Cydia splendana chromosome 17, ilCydSple1.2, whole genome shotgun sequence contains the following coding sequences:
- the LOC134798798 gene encoding uncharacterized protein LOC134798798 produces MSSVQEEKPPEPAKAVRELRNAELVSRLLAATPPYLYSSFPLQPHAFFFSEMLRSFVTRHPRPNHYHRRFKRRSHKYFAENDEWRRDWPKQDEEKKEPETRPEVPLELTVEKHPRVPSPRRLSPKIEQKPSSSPPPGRQSSFVDVGTEELPKPSPCVGRADAVPSNLILPPPPPMWYPPIYNPQFGVDPLNFFIDLRVSGHIYDRKRALAEGLDNISQERPEDSGLDKRLGRDFGMKPRHVSAFSVPVRPGNIAPEVPTKYFDQNGTNKQGKINGTSYIMKNLKNVYENLKSSQDVKDVSKVDKDEDTKAESSDIDEDIID; encoded by the exons ATGAGTTCAGTGCAAGAGGAGAAGCCCCCAGAGCCAGCTAAGGCAGTCCGCGAGCTTCGCAACGCGGAGCTAGTGTCGCGGCTGCTCGCCGCTACGCCGCCATACTTATACAGCTCCTTTCCATTGCAGCCACATGCTTTCTTCTTCAGTGAGATGCTGCGATCGTTCGTGACTCGACATCCAAGGCCTAACCACTACCACAG GAGATTCAAAAGACGATCACACAAATATTTCGCTGAAAATGACGAGTGGCGGCGGGACTGGCCAAAGCAGGACGAAGAAAAAAAGGAGCCAGAAACACGGCCCGAAGTTCCTTTAGAGTTAACTGTGGAGAAGCATCCTCGCGTGCCTTCACCGAGGAGGCTATCGCCGAAGATTGAACAGAAACCCAGCAGTAGCCCACCTCCCGGCCGACAGTCGTCTTTCGTCGATGTAGGCACAGAAGAACTCCCCAAACCCTCACCCTGCGTCGGCAGAGCTGACGCCGTCCCTTCAAACCTCATCCTACCCCCGccgccaccgatgtggtatccACCCATCTACAACCCCCAATTCGGCGTAGACCCATTAAACTTCTTCATAGACTTACGTGTCTCTGGACATATATATGATAGAAAACGCGCCTTGGCCGAAGGTTTAGACAATATTAGCCAAGAACGACCAGAAGATTCCGGCTTAGACAAAAGATTAGGCAGGGATTTTGGGATGAAACCACGTCACGTTTCTGCGTTCTCCGTCCCAGTTAGACCAGGGAACATTGCTCCTGAAGTACCAACTAAATACTTTGACCAGAACGGCACTAACAAACAGGGTAAAATCAACGGGACGTCGTATATAATGAAGAATTTGaaaaacgtttatgaaaatTTGAAAAGCTCTCAAGATGTAAAAGACGTCTCCAAGGTAGATAAGGATGAGGATACGAAAGCCGAGTCCTCAGATATTGATGAAGATATAATAGAttag